The Montipora capricornis isolate CH-2021 chromosome 3, ASM3666992v2, whole genome shotgun sequence genome window below encodes:
- the LOC138043842 gene encoding DBH-like monooxygenase protein 1, with translation MKVTHQITFVLALVVFCCAVSADMHDGMMHYASLKSSDGTSFELQWAYNNDTEMLYFAMKCKNTGWCGVGFSTTGTGAGMKDYDIAVGGYNNSNTPYLFDYWSTAKVQPSKDSQQNLTIQSASQMGEYTMVNFTRPANTTDMMEDVQFTPDTEVWVMYAMHSTDVAENGVTFSRHSKKDRISDIDKYNLIKMALAADGHGHSDGSSASTNIFSGTCAVASALLYLAAHFVLSF, from the exons ATGAAAGTCACTCATCAAATCACCTTTGTCTTGGCACTGGTTGTGTTCTGCTGTGCTGTCAGCGCGGATATGCACGACGGGATGATGCACTACGCGAGTCTCAAGTCTTCCGATGGGACTTCTTTCGAGTTGCAATGGGCCTACAATAACGACACTGAAATGCTGTACTTCGCAATGAAGTGCAAAAACACCGGTTGGTGCGGAGTGGGTTTCAGCACCACGGGTACTGGTGCAGGCATGAAAGATTACGATATTGCCGTTGGTGGATACAATAACAGCAACACCCCATATCTTTTT GACTACTGGAGTACAGCTAAGGTACAGCCAAGCAAAGATTCACAGCAAAACCTGACCATTCAATCTGCCAGCCAAATGGGCGAATATACGATGGTGAACTTTACGAGGCCAGCAAATACTACTGACATGATGGAGGATGTTCAGTTTACG cCCGATACTGAAGTTTGGGTTATGTACGCTATGCACAGTACCGATGTCGCTGAAAATGGCGTGACGTTTTCGAGACACTCGAAAAAAGACAGAATATCAGATATCGATAAATACAACCTGATTAAGATGGCATTAGCCGCTGACGGGCACGGTCACAGTGACGGGTCATCagcgtcgacaaacattttcagCGGGACATGCGCTGTTGCCAGTGCCCTATTGTATTTAGCTGCCCACTTTGTTTTGTCCTTTTAA